In Halorussus limi, a genomic segment contains:
- a CDS encoding phosphoenolpyruvate carboxykinase (ATP), giving the protein MSESGKTVRSLETALPDPVEAGNVVYNPSADRLRELSAHLETATEFGSPSYVSDERSRNADRTKNAVDDEFGPADYARIEEALEAASEREMVCVDRRMGRHPDHSYVCRLFVSKEQARIALAWSKLFEPVESGAGADAAPDPDFVTVQVPEFDETAIRVLPDEGVTAVLGSDYTGEAKKSFLRLFMYYAKQQGGLGLHAGSKRVRLRDESGDLRTVGQAFLGLSATGKSTLTAHGLWLDEEAGEEATMLQDDVCALRPDGAIAGSEGNGLYVKTIGLDADEQPAMYDAVTDESAVLENVDVAEDGAVDFDSDRHTSNGRAVIEREELASAGEDIDLDGVDQIFFITRNPVMPPVAKLAPEEAAAAFMLGESVQTSAGDPSKAGQSIRVVGTNPFIVGSKGEEGNRFRDLVADLDVDCFVLNTGHLGGRDIGVEDSVTLLREIARGTVEWTDDEATGMTVPSEVPGVDVREFDPAENVANIDGKLATLRTERRTHLDTFEDLDDEISGAVY; this is encoded by the coding sequence ATGTCAGAATCCGGGAAGACAGTTCGGTCGCTGGAGACAGCACTCCCCGACCCTGTCGAAGCGGGGAACGTGGTATACAATCCGTCGGCGGACCGACTCCGCGAACTCTCCGCGCACCTCGAAACCGCGACGGAGTTCGGGTCGCCGTCGTACGTCAGCGACGAGCGCTCGCGGAACGCCGACCGGACGAAGAACGCGGTTGACGACGAGTTCGGCCCGGCCGACTACGCGCGCATCGAGGAGGCCCTCGAAGCCGCGAGCGAACGCGAGATGGTCTGCGTGGACCGCCGGATGGGCCGCCACCCCGACCACTCGTACGTCTGTCGACTCTTCGTCTCGAAGGAGCAGGCCCGCATCGCGCTGGCGTGGTCGAAGCTCTTCGAACCGGTGGAGAGCGGGGCGGGCGCGGACGCCGCCCCGGACCCGGACTTCGTGACGGTGCAGGTTCCCGAGTTCGACGAGACCGCAATCCGCGTCCTCCCCGACGAGGGCGTGACCGCGGTTCTCGGAAGCGACTACACCGGCGAGGCCAAGAAGTCCTTCCTCCGACTGTTCATGTACTACGCGAAACAGCAGGGCGGACTCGGACTCCACGCCGGGAGCAAGCGGGTCCGCCTGCGCGACGAGTCGGGCGACCTCCGGACGGTCGGACAGGCGTTCCTCGGCCTGTCGGCGACCGGCAAGTCCACGCTGACGGCCCACGGCCTCTGGTTGGACGAGGAGGCTGGCGAGGAGGCGACGATGCTACAGGACGACGTGTGCGCGCTCCGCCCGGACGGGGCCATCGCGGGGAGCGAGGGCAACGGTCTCTACGTCAAGACCATCGGCCTCGACGCCGACGAGCAACCCGCGATGTACGACGCCGTGACCGACGAGTCGGCCGTACTGGAGAACGTCGACGTGGCCGAGGACGGCGCGGTGGATTTCGACAGCGACCGCCACACCTCGAACGGGCGCGCGGTCATCGAACGCGAGGAACTCGCCTCGGCGGGCGAGGACATCGACCTCGACGGCGTGGACCAGATTTTCTTCATCACCCGGAACCCCGTGATGCCGCCGGTCGCCAAACTCGCGCCCGAGGAGGCCGCCGCGGCGTTCATGCTCGGCGAGTCGGTCCAGACCAGCGCGGGCGACCCCTCGAAGGCCGGCCAGTCCATCCGAGTGGTCGGCACCAACCCGTTCATCGTCGGGTCGAAGGGCGAGGAGGGCAACCGCTTCCGGGACCTCGTGGCGGACCTCGACGTGGACTGCTTCGTCCTCAACACCGGCCACCTCGGGGGTCGGGACATCGGCGTCGAGGACTCGGTGACGCTCCTGCGCGAAATCGCCCGCGGCACGGTCGAGTGGACCGACGACGAGGCGACCGGAATGACGGTCCCGAGCGAGGTGCCCGGCGTGGACGTGCGGGAGTTCGACCCGGCCGAGAACGTGGCGAATATCGACGGAAAACTGGCGACGCTCCGGACCGAGCGTCGGACCCACCTCGACACGTTCGAGGACTTGGACGACG